The Saccharomycodes ludwigii strain NBRC 1722 chromosome II, whole genome shotgun sequence genome window below encodes:
- the SAN1 gene encoding ubiquitin-protein ligase SAN1 (similar to Saccharomyces cerevisiae YDR143C | SAN1 | Sir Antagonist) translates to MSLANNNGNSDDANNSGNNNERENTNTAGDRPNVPMNITNNVVVAINYVVQAEDDDVENTTENNNNNNNNAHETGDNANNNNNPAIVNFATRTPRAGTFYLNFTDLPQNTSPEGFNDIMQMAAQIAMNRLTRSFRRVYGLKKEAFEKLPIKKLSDLRKEDRLCSICYEDLEEHKENLKKRSHSDEEHDNKGNNSTKKYKVDEQQGEVREEHVDASGNGNGNANEHANEHPNQHANQHENENSLGVTNSNNVGTETTKKPPVEPVYDHCPTGLPCGHVFGRECIYEWTKEHNSCPICRSKIVEPDNLIRSEDNIREDDNMSFETVRQLLYGPNPANTTTTTTTTTTTTTTTTAPNGNDNTTTNNSPDANVNENSSNTTEPQSRNTPVQRNDSNTNRVMPNFLILHAPQQQHQYHPLRRSITASSSTLPLTGLRTITLPRRNHNAATGITGTNNTANVVTAAANTTSTNNDSGNNTNTGSGMDIAALNQARNFITRTLDTLFGANNLRSTGQSDTNNNTNLENSDVRNRNTSSTSGVSENNEDNNVSSNNNSTNNTTMSDTTVAPSSNSNSNNNNNNNNDTTNNTTSHAIATNEDNINNDTRTTTTTTTTTNTNNTNNNNNNNNNNDSAGNSNTNGNRDAVSSLRHVLENVRNRLNVADQLFGSGLASYRTETGIETVNLNTSESLNSATNRTSNVSNVSSSDIRSPLINRRTNTNLTENNAHNDNSFTSTSELNKMIKESIARNRANRAATESNTDIDQSTGNRDSTESSTNNSTNHNDA, encoded by the coding sequence atgagtttagcaaataataatggcaatTCTGATGATGCTAACAACAGTGGCAACAACAatgaaagagaaaataCTAATACAGCTGGTGATAGACCAAATGTTCCCATGAATATTACCAATAACGTAGTGGTAGCTATTAATTATGTAGTACAAGcggaagatgatgatgttgAAAACACCActgaaaacaataataataacaataataatgctcATGAGACTGGAGACAATgcgaataataataacaatccTGCAATAGTAAATTTTGCTACACGTACGCCAAGAGCGGgtactttttatttaaatttcaCAGATTTGCCACAAAATACATCACCAGAGGGATTTAACGATATTATGCAAATGGCCGCACAGATTGCTATGAACAGATTAACTAGATCTTTTCGTAGAGTTTATggtttgaaaaaagaagctTTTGAAAAGCTacccattaaaaaattaagcgATTTGAGAAAAGAAGATCGACTGTGCAGTATTTGCTATGAAGATTTAGAGGAGCACAAGgagaatttgaaaaaaagaagtcaTTCGGATGAAGAACATGATAATAAGGGAAATAATAGtaccaaaaaatataaagtaGATGAACAACAGGGAGAAGTGAGAGAAGAGCATGTAGACGCAAGTGGGAATGGAAATGGGAACGCTAACGAACATGCTAACGAACACCCTAACCAACACGCTAACCAACacgaaaatgaaaattcaTTAGGAGTtaccaatagtaataatgttgGAACTGAAACCACTAAAAAACCTCCTGTTGAACCAGTATATGATCATTGTCCCACTGGTTTGCCTTGCGGCCACGTTTTTGGTAGGGAATGTATTTATGAATGGACTAAAGAACATAATTCATGTCCTATTTGTAGATCCAAAATTGTTGAACCCGATAATTTAATCCGCTCTGAGGATAATATCCGCGAAGATGACAACATGTCTTTTGAAACAGTTAgacaattattatatggGCCTAATCCTGCTAATACCACTACAACtaccactactactacAACCACCACCACTACAACCACAGCTCCTAACGGCAATGATAATACTACCACCAATAATAGCCCTGATGCCAATGTTAATGAAAACAGCAGTAATACGACAGAACCACAGTCCAGAAATACTCCTGTTCAGAGAAATGATAGCAACACAAATAGGGTTATGCcgaattttttgattttacaTGCAcctcaacaacaacatcaaTACCATCCGTTAAGGAGAAGTATTACTGCATCATCATCAACTTTACCTTTAACAGGATTGAGAACTATTACTCTTCCAAGAAGAAATCATAATGCTGCTACTGGCATTACTGgtactaataatactgcTAATGTTGTGACTGCGGCTGCCAATACCACTAgtactaataatgatagtgGCAATAACACTAATACTGGCAGTGGTATGGACATAGCTGCTTTAAATCAGGcaagaaattttattaccaGAACTTTAGATACCCTGTTTGGTGCTAACAATCTTAGAAGTACGGGACAATCCGacaccaacaataatactaacCTAGAGAATAGCGATGTAAGGAATCGCAACACTAGCAGCACTAGTGGTGTCagtgaaaataatgaagataataatgtctctagcaacaataatagtacaaACAATACTACTATGAGTGATACCACTGTTGCTCCtagtagtaatagtaatagtaataataataataataataataatgacacTACCAATAATACCACTAGCCATGCTATTGCTACCAATGAAGAtaacattaataatgataccagaactactactactaccactactactaccaacaccaacaacaccaacaacaataataataataataataataatgacagtgctggtaatagtaatacAAATGGTAACAGAGATGCGGTTTCTTCCTTAAGACATGTATTAGAAAATGTAAGGAACAGATTAAATGTTGCAGATCAATTATTTGGAAGCGGATTAGCCAGCTACAGGACAGAAACTGGAATCGAAACTGTGAACCTTAACACAAGTGAATCATTGAACAGTGCTACCAATCGCACATCTAATGTTAGTAACGTTTCATCATCTGACATTAGATCTCCGTTGATAAATAGGAGAACAAATACCAACTTAACTGAAAATAATGCACATAATGATAACAGTTTTACTAGTACAAGTGAGTTGAATAAAATGATTAAAGAAAGTATAGCTAGAAATAGGGCTAACAGGGCAGCTACCGAGTCTAATACAGATATTGATCAAAGTACTGGTAATAGAGATAGCACTGAATCTTCCACCAATAATAGCACTAATCATAATGATGCTTAA